The nucleotide window TGTCAGGTTCCTTAAGTAGatttatgacccaattgagtaaaatctttaccaagagctttgagtccattgatgacatccgtaaaccgggtgtacatgtctccgatggactcacttggtttcactcggaaaagttcgtaagagtacacaaggatgttgattttggactctttcactcggctagtgccttcatgagtgacctcaagagttctccaaatatcaaaagccgaatcacacattgaaacacgattaaattcgtttttgtctagtgcacaaaacaaggcattcatagcctttgcatttaaagcaaaaacattcttctctgattcatcccattcgctcatcggaagagaagatttttgaaatccattctcaacaatagaccaaagctcaaagtccatagaaatgaggaagatcctcatgcgagtcttccaatatgtgtaatccgacccattaaacaaaggtggtcgtgcaatagaatggccctcttgcatgccggagtaagccatctctcttaggtattaaaccaaatatgagagataacctcgctctaataccatttgttaggatcggagcggcactaagaggggggggtgaattagtgcagcggattaaaacttcgattttagaaaaatctttcgtacgataagaacggaacttgaaaattttaacttgaaagcgtattcttaaagctgcgcagcaagggtaataaggaactaaagcagtaagaagatttgcagtaatgtaaatgacaataataaaatgcaaaccagagattacgccgattttagagtggttcggtcaaatgacctactccacttgcgatgcccctcttcgatgaggctcccaccttccactagcaaatctcttgaaatggaagggtaaacacccctcttacaaccctttacaagcagttcaacctcttacaaattttcaataagaaagaaggaggagaactctctagcaaattgaaaacaagacttgctaagactttctaagacttttctctcaatcaaaaagcttctcaaaagttgttatctcagctgagatttgaggggtatttataggcctcaagaggattcaaatttgggctccaaaatttgaattctcttagggttcccggtgctggaggtgccaccgcccagccaagcggtgccaccgcccagcgctcgggtgctggacggtgcaaccgcccagccaaggaggtgtcaccgcccagctctcgggtgctgggcggtgccaccgcctggctcttcgatttcactggtttggcttaattttagcccaaaccaaatcttactttgggcccagttggcccctaaccaggatataggattatctcttaatcctaatcctaattacaagtgaactacataacacaaaaacatcctaagcaagttttcaaccgcgaacgtcgagtcttgttccggcgagctttccgacgaattccttccgacggactccctgcaagctcccaatctttgtgatgactttaacgagtagccgagccttctcggtgatctccgcgagcctccgacgatttcttcggggaacttccgacacgttcccgatttcttctcggttggttccggcagcatctccgatgattcttcggtctcttaaacgtccatcgagctcgactccggtatccttgctttatgttttctggttatcgtagttaatcctgcacacttaactcaataatatggattagatcaattaacccaccaattgattatatcatcaaaatccgagattcaacattatcatTAAAGTTTCCTACCCAATCAATATCGACAAAGGCATAGAGATATAGTGGGGAGTGTTTGTGAAGAAAGAGTCAATGATTTaggattcctttaagatatcgtaagaTTCATTTGATTGCAGacaaatgcatagtagatggttgATGCATGAATTATGATTATTTGTTGACtataaatgagatgtctggatggGTAAAaactaagtactgtaaggagtcATGTACTTATCGGTATTGAGTAGGGTCTATGGTAGGACtttcatcatataatttgagtgattcactagttgAGAGGGGAGTTGTAGCCTCTTTCGTATCCCACATGTTcgtttttgataataaatcttggatATATTTTCTTTGTGATGGGAAGAGTCCTGAAGATGTATATGTTGCATCAACTCCTAGAAAGTAGTTAAGGTTCCTAGATTTTTTAGAAAGAATCGATCTGCTAATTGTTGGAGGATGAGTCGATATTAACATAACTATAGCTTGTGGGTCGGATGAGCAATTGGAGTAGAAGATGGAGTCGTCGCAAAGCAATTAAGGTTCTTTGTCGGGAGGTTGCAGGACAAGGTGAGGAGCGATTACTATCGTCGGACACCAAGAAGAGAGGTTACTCTAGGCAAGAagctttgataccatgataaattGGAACGTGATTTCAAAGCTTGATTAAACTTCATCACAACGTGATAGGTTAACACCACCACCCTTAGTCTATTTAATATCGGTCGGTCTATAATAACGTTGTATACCAAGGGGATATCCACCATCATGAATTTAGCCGATATTATTTTGGAGCATGCCTCATCTCTGAACGTGACATGGAAGTTCACGGTCCTAAGAGATAAGATAGAGGCTAGTGAATCCCGTTAGCGAAGAAATCATAGGGGTAAGGTCATTAGTTTACAATACTAGTTTTTTGAAAGCATCAAAATAAAAGATATCGAAATAGTTACTTATGTCAATCATGACCTTTTTCACTCATGTATTGATCACTCACGTAGAAACTATTAAGGCAGCATCATAATTCAAGTTAAGGTATTCTGTCTCTTCCTCCTTAAAGGTTATCTTCAGATCGTCCTCCATCCTCGGATACATTTCAATAGTAGCTTGGCCATAAGCCTTATGAATTAATCAGTTATCTTTCCTCAAGATGAGAGGACTTTAGCCCCATCATTAATGTATGTATTATAAGTGACGAATGAGCATCTAACATACCTTGGATCTCGATCGTGATTAAGTGATGAAATCTATGAACATTCCTTCCTCCCCTTGTCTGAGTTTGAAAAGCATTATCGTCAATGTCCTCGAGCGAAAATTCCCAAGAAAGTGAAGCTTAAACTCTCTCGTGAGCTAGGTAAAAGAAATGATAAAAAAACGACTTCAAAATGGCATATCATTCTTATGCTGGGCCTCTTAGTATGGTTGAGAAGGTGCGATACATCAGTACATTCGAAATGTCATACAATGATATTTGGGCATAAAAAGCTGCATAAAAAGTTcgctaaaattaattttttttaggttTTTAGGATAAATGACGATCAATCCAAGATGAGATTGACCGATGAACTTTATCCGTGACACTCTCCTTAATCAGCATTTTGTCGATGGCTACTTGCACATGGCTTTAGTACCTCCAATCTCGGATATCTATTATGCTAGCGTGTAAAGATGACTATCGATATCACTGGATGTCATCGTTGGAAGCATCATTCCTCATGAAAACTACGTCACGAAGGATTAATGTGACCCCTCCTCCTCTGAAATTAGATTTAGAGTATAATCTATCCTTCCTTAATCATTAACGTTCTTTTGAAAATTTTTTAACCATATAGCTTATGTTTATATTTCACCTCTGTTTTGTTGTTTACTTAAATTCAAGTTAATATTTCATAGATCCATCTAATATATCATTTTATCATGAACCAATtataattaatacatcaagttgaTGAATTTGGATCATACTaacttaaaataatttaatatagcaAAACCCAGTGCGACCCAATTCAATTCTTCTCTCTTACACGTAGTGCATAGAACTGCCTTGCTAACACGGCACATCTCATGTTGAGATCAAAGTTTCTAAATTGAAAGGGATTGGATATTGTGCATTCTATAGCAACCTTACGAAGGATCCATAAATAAAAGTTGAtttatattttagaaaatgaGTGATGAACGAGTTTGCTATTTGGTGTgcaaataaaatatgataatttacAAATGAAATACTACGTTTCACAAAAGATGATAAATACTTGGTGTGCAAATAAAAGAATGAGATGTAAGAACTTTAGAGGACAAAAACAATTTCAAATCCTGCTTAACAAGTATAAAAACAAGTCAACACACATTATGAAAATTTGTTTATCCAAAGCTCCTTTCCTACTACTGTGAAATTTGAAATGATTGATATTTCGCATCACACTTTGAGATAATACAATAGTtacataaatcaaataaaaaaataaaaaaaaattgataaaatatatataagcGATGAACGATCCGATCCGATCCGTTAATAAAGATATTACGGGCGCACGAGGCCGGACCGTCGCCCTTTGTGCGTTCTCGAGAGCTGATGGGGGCAATTAATAGGAGAGATGTCATTTGCTGGTCTGGTCCTTTTCTTTGGCGGATCTTAACACATACCGTCTTCCACAGGGTGGCATAAAAGTTGCAGAGACGTATGACATCGGAGACTCGTGACCTATATTTGATTTGTTTTCCTTGGACCGCAGGGCATTTCATCCATCTTAATGATCACGGAGTTATGAAGGTAGCATTTGTCCTATCGTTTCATCATTCGCTACAGTTCTGATCATTTATTTTTGGCCTCTGTTGATGATTAGTATTCAAATGGTTCCACGGCAGCGCGTGCACTATCCATCCTACTACTTCCCAAAGGAAAACCTATTCCCACGCATCCAGAGACTGCTTCTTGTGCATGTAATGAGCTCAATACAGCTCCTCCAAGTGGTATTATTATGTGCATGCCCACGTACAAAGGGCAGAGCTGAAACCTCGCGTGTTAATTGGGATGACAAATGAAGAAGCATGAGGAAACtgttccttcttttttctttgtcGTCCTTCAAATTAATTGGAGGCTTCTTCCAGCCACCGCTAGTTCTTCCCTTCCACGTCTCATTGAGAGCTTAGTGCAACTAACTGGTATTGACCGAGTGATTGGAATGAGATTGAAGCAAGAACAGAACGGATTTGGGAGTCGCTGCCATAGCACGAGTTGCAGTAAAGAGCTAAAAGGGTGTCGACGTACGAATGATCTCAGATAAAAAGGGGCTGCTAcaggacgagagagagagagagaaataaatgTGAAACTTGCTATATATACCACTCGAAGAACACCCTTAAAGCTGCAACTTTACGGGGACAATCTTTGTCTTGGATCTCTTAAACCTGCTGTTTGGTTTCTCTTCCGAAGATGGAAGTTGTGCGCTTCGTATTTGGCATCTTCGGTGGGTGGAATCTCATCCCTGCGCTCGTTCTCCTTTGTATTTTGTTTGTGTATCCGTGTCATCTCTTTGTGATTTCTGAGCAGGTAACGCCActgctctcttcctcttcctgTCTCCACTGTGAGTCCTTCCTCCCgtggcttctctctctctctctctctctctctctctctctctctcactctctctctctctctctctctctctctcatctttttctcttttgatgGTAAATTCTATGACGAAAGCCTTGTCCTGTTGATTCTGCTATATCAGCGTCACGTTTCAGCGGATCATCCGGAAGAGATCGACCGAGGATTTCTCAGGCGTTCCCTACACCATGACCCTTCTCAACTGCCTCCTCTCCGCTTGGTACGCACGCACGCATGCATTATCCGTGTCACCACAATCAAATCATACAGAGCATGCAAACATACTTACATGTTACCGGTGAAGGTACGGTTTGCCGTTTGTGTCGCCGAACAACCTCCTGGTGTCGACGATCAACGGCGCCGGCTCAGTCATAGAGGCGGTGTACGTGTTGATCTTCCTCGTATTTGCGCCGAAGAAGGAGAGGGCTCGCGTGGCGGCATTGTTCACGTTCGTGCTCTCCGTCTTCGCCGTCATTGCCCTCGTCTCCCTGCTTGCTCTCCGAGGCCAGCGCCGTAAGATCTTCTGCGGCTTCGCCGCTGCCATCTTCTCCATATGCATGTACGCCTCGCCTCTTTCCATCATGGTAAGAAGCCTGGATCATCTGCCACTGCTCGGGTTACACGAAGTTCCCGTACGTGATGGTTCCATTTGGGCATCTCAATCTAATTTACGTGCAGAGATTGGTGATCAAGACCAAAAGCGTGGAGTACATGCCGTTTCTGCTGTCCTTGTTCGTGTTCTTGTGCGGGACATCATGGTTCGTCTATGGCTTATTGGGTGGGGATCCATTCGTCACGGTACTTTTCCCGTTCATATCCTCCAAACATGACTTCTTATTCCTCACGTGGTCAACCTTTTGGGCATTTTGTAATTTTCTGAGAAAAAGTTGGGGCATCGGTGGAAATTTAGAACCGTCAGACGCTCGGTTCGGTCAACCTTCTTCTCAGATGAATGTTATCCTTTCGAGAAGTACTTAGTCTATACCATTTGCTTTCACCTGTTTGGTTTACCTGCCATTTTATTGCATGAATCGGTGAGGTCCTGTGATTTGTCACCAATAATGGAGCTGGTAAGAGAGTGGGTAGAAATTAAATATATTGGTCGTGGATTCCTTCGAGGAGTGGGTGCACGAAGCGGCCCGGGAAGGTGGCGGCGGTGGAAACTGGAAGGTTGGCCGGGGCTATCCCTACTGTCAGATCAAACGCAGCTAACACAAAGAAATGGATTGCAGTGAATCTTGCTTGTCATCCACAGCACAGTTACTACTTTTTAGGTCCGCCTATCAAGTAAGAGAATGATACTTCATGGAACGTTGATGAGGATGATGGATTGTGCAGGTGCCGAATGGGTGTGGGAGCGCGCTGGGAGCCATCCAGCTGATCCTGTATGCAATCTACAGGAATCACACCACCACCGACGGGGGCTCGGAGATGAACGGCCAGGGACACAAGCGGCTGGAGGATGACTCTCGAGCAACGGAGAAGAAGCCTGATCACCAACCGATAGCAGACAAGGTGTAGAGTGCAGAAGCAGTGGACTAGGCAACAGCTGACAGCATTGCAGTCTCTGCGAGCTATCCTTGTGCCTTCTATCTGCTGCCACGGTTCTTATCTTCTTACCTTCGTTGCCACCTGCAGCAGTTGTTCCAGGATGCCAAGTTGAGACGGAACCGACGGTGTTTTAGCTTCCTTGCGAGTTCAGATTTGGCCAATAACTGTTACAATGTGAATCTTACACTTGTTTGTGAATCTTGCGTGAGTAATAAGCAATGGTGATATAAATCTGATGTGAGTTGCTTTAAGATCCGCATCGGGACATATCAACGATACGATCTCCATCCCTTTGTGTTGTGATATGTTAAGGATGTATGGACGGGTAATCGAAGTTCTTGTTCGGCTTTGTATCCGATTTAAGTGCTATCTTAACTCATCTCAATCTAATTAAAATATACTCGAGACATGAAATTAGGGAATTCTGAACTCAGATCCTATTAACCAAGCAAAATATTAACTCGAATTTGAGTCCGATATCTATTTGCCCTCAATAGCAGCACCAACTTTAGTCTTTTGTGTCGTCACTATTTGCCAAAGCACAGGCAGAGAGCCGCTACTTTTACCCGCCGGAGATGCCTGAAGATGAACAACGCGCGGCGGCTCTGCAGACCGCAGGCCGCCATGTGCCGTCGCAAGGCCCTGCGACGCAGATCGCGCCTGGCCAGTCGCCGCTGCCCCTCGTCGGCAGCTTGCACCACCTCCTCAGCGCCTTCCCTCCAAGGCAAGGTTGGCGACCTCGCGCACGTCGACGGCCCGCTGATGCTTCTGCGCCTCGGTGTGGTCGATCTAGTCGTGGTGTCCTCCCGCGAGGGGGCGCTGAGGAGGTCATGCGCTGACGTCAACTTCGTCTCCCGCCCTGAGCTGGCCGTGCCCAAGATCGTCTGATACCGGCCAGGACGTTCATCTTCGCACCTCCTTGTCCGGCGAACTCCTTGAGTTGCTCCACCGCCATGCGACATGCTCCGGTATTTGACGTCGCGCCGTCGCAAATGCCGCCGAATTGCACTATGGACGAAACCACCCTCCTCGGCAGGCCGGGGCGGTAGAAACTCAACGCAGCTTTTTGTCCCCTTCGCGGTAAAATTAAGaacattaataaaatatttttaaacgtacatattttattttatcaatcATGATTCAATTTATAAAATGTAATGATAATTATCCTCCATGATTAAGTTTATAAGAACTACCCTTGATAATAATTTCTTTGATCATGTGCATTAGGATAGAAATACTTATAATATAATTAGAATTATATAAAATATGTTAGACTATGTTACTATCAATTAATTCTCAGCGCTATTCTTTcactaaaaattatatataataatttgagatatgaaataaatatatttttaaaattaaagtaaCTTGATGAGAATATTTATCGTTTCTTCatctatgttataatattttattattataactcCACTTATATAAGATATTGGATGAAATGATAGTATATCTCTATATACTTCGTTCTTATATGAAATATTAGATTCTTcgttattataattataaatttttttatcataaattattttaattatttttttattcttaatgaAGATATATGAGAAGTCTTCCAAATTATATTGTTTGGTAAACTAATGATGTTACAATTACATGCTCATGGTGTTgacaatataatttaaaaaatataatttaaaaatataatttaaaaatgtaATGATGTTACAATTACATGCTCTTGCgtgaaattaaataatttatatttaaaatcatGAGAATACTAAATATCATAAGTAGTTCTAACAATAT belongs to Musa acuminata AAA Group cultivar baxijiao chromosome BXJ1-11, Cavendish_Baxijiao_AAA, whole genome shotgun sequence and includes:
- the LOC103970753 gene encoding bidirectional sugar transporter SWEET1-like isoform X1 → MEVVRFVFGIFGNATALFLFLSPLVTFQRIIRKRSTEDFSGVPYTMTLLNCLLSAWYGLPFVSPNNLLVSTINGAGSVIEAVYVLIFLVFAPKKERARVAALFTFVLSVFAVIALVSLLALRGQRRKIFCGFAAAIFSICMYASPLSIMVRSLDHLPLLGLHEVPVRDGSIWASQSNLRAEIGDQDQKRGVHAVSAVLVRVLVRDIMVRLWLIGWGSIRHGAEWVWERAGSHPADPVCNLQESHHHRRGLGDERPGTQAAGG
- the LOC103970753 gene encoding bidirectional sugar transporter SWEET1a-like isoform X3, coding for MEVVRFVFGIFGNATALFLFLSPLVTFQRIIRKRSTEDFSGVPYTMTLLNCLLSAWYGLPFVSPNNLLVSTINGAGSVIEAVYVLIFLVFAPKKERARVAALFTFVLSVFAVIALVSLLALRGQRRKIFCGFAAAIFSICMYASPLSIMTKSVEYMPFLLSLFVFLCGTSWFVYGLLGGDPFVTVPNGCGSALGAIQLILYAIYRNHTTTDGGSEMNGQGHKRLEDDSRATEKKPDHQPIADKV
- the LOC103970753 gene encoding bidirectional sugar transporter SWEET1a-like isoform X2, which codes for MEVVRFVFGIFGNATALFLFLSPLVTFQRIIRKRSTEDFSGVPYTMTLLNCLLSAWYGLPFVSPNNLLVSTINGAGSVIEAVYVLIFLVFAPKKERARVAALFTFVLSVFAVIALVSLLALRGQRRKIFCGFAAAIFSICMYASPLSIMRLVIKTKSVEYMPFLLSLFVFLCGTSWFVYGLLGGDPFVTVPNGCGSALGAIQLILYAIYRNHTTTDGGSEMNGQGHKRLEDDSRATEKKPDHQPIADKV